The proteins below come from a single Candidatus Acetothermia bacterium genomic window:
- a CDS encoding glycosyl hydrolase-related protein, whose amino-acid sequence MTCRDRHGDKIQVIVVSHTHWDREWYLTCEEYRYWLVKAVDQLLGLFDRHRGYTFMLDGQVLPLLDYLEIRPEKEEMIRQVVREGKLLIGPWYVQPDEFLVSGESLIRNLLLGRRSARRFGEPMPEGYLPDAFGHIAQLPQILQGFGIGSAFLTRGADLACEEAGKAEFRWRALDGSEVLTHVMEAGYCAGAFLSADASLVSLLGFLRARSSTDTVLIPNGCDHLGPQTEVLDVLSRLNAEWPGYVFRQGTLSDYVREVQEVAPELPVIQGELRLGKHHPILSGIYSARMYLKQRNWTLQTLLERFAEPLAAFASHLGADFAPFVWAAWELVLQNHAHDSICGTGVDPVHREMMARFARAEAIAKTVVREALQSIGAHVLPKADPLSAEIPILVFNPCPWERQEEVVVEVDSQIPSGPDEREGAHGTPTDPKTCVLLDPRGQPVPFVLRGERLDSEDVLAGVRHAVKKAVAFPARLPPLGVKLYRIVPGHASPGEGPLVAGEQALENEFYRVTVQQNGTLDILDKESGRLYCGQGFLEDCGDAGDEYNWSPPEGQQIVTSHRTTARVRMVDSCPWKAMLRVDFTLPLPEALDADRRARSKRRVDCPVTLFVSLARGLKRIDIAAEVENNVRDHRLRVAFPTGIQVASSLAEDTFGLARRPVRPPDGEGWIEVPPGTHPHKAFVAVEGKEGGVAILNRGLPEYEVTADGTIYLTLIRGVGWLSRDDLITRRGHAGPPYETPEAQCLGRHRFEFAIYTYQGTWEHAQVWQAAHAFCAPFVGVRLAGPGRGGLPAEGSLLSVEGPGLVFSTVKRAEEENAIIVRVYNPLERSVRGKIKTLWKVTQAECVRLDETPMRPLDLLSPDTVEMVVRGGEIATVKLVMSPELGTSGC is encoded by the coding sequence ATGACGTGTCGGGATAGGCACGGGGACAAGATACAGGTGATCGTCGTCTCCCATACCCATTGGGACCGAGAGTGGTATCTCACGTGCGAAGAGTATCGGTACTGGCTGGTCAAGGCCGTTGACCAGCTGTTGGGGTTGTTCGATCGTCATCGAGGGTACACATTCATGTTGGACGGCCAGGTGCTTCCTCTCCTTGACTACCTGGAGATCCGGCCAGAGAAGGAGGAAATGATCCGCCAGGTCGTGCGCGAGGGGAAGCTCCTGATCGGTCCCTGGTACGTGCAGCCGGACGAGTTCCTGGTGTCGGGAGAGTCCCTGATCCGCAATCTGCTCCTTGGGCGCCGGAGCGCTCGCCGTTTTGGCGAGCCAATGCCGGAGGGTTACCTTCCGGACGCGTTCGGGCACATCGCACAACTTCCCCAGATCCTCCAGGGTTTCGGGATCGGCTCCGCGTTCCTCACAAGGGGCGCGGATCTGGCGTGTGAGGAGGCGGGCAAGGCGGAGTTCCGCTGGAGGGCCCTGGACGGTTCAGAGGTGCTGACGCACGTCATGGAGGCGGGGTACTGCGCAGGAGCGTTCCTATCGGCCGACGCCTCTCTTGTCTCGCTTCTTGGGTTTCTGCGTGCTCGGAGCTCCACGGACACCGTCCTGATCCCGAATGGGTGCGATCACCTTGGGCCACAAACGGAGGTGTTGGATGTCCTGTCGCGCCTCAACGCGGAGTGGCCAGGTTATGTCTTCCGTCAGGGGACCTTGTCGGACTACGTTCGGGAAGTTCAGGAGGTCGCACCGGAGCTCCCGGTCATACAGGGGGAGCTGCGGCTGGGGAAACACCATCCCATCCTCAGCGGGATCTACTCGGCCAGGATGTACCTGAAACAGCGGAACTGGACCCTCCAGACCCTGCTCGAGCGATTCGCCGAGCCACTGGCCGCGTTTGCTTCCCACCTGGGGGCTGACTTCGCTCCGTTCGTGTGGGCAGCGTGGGAGCTTGTTCTCCAGAACCATGCGCACGATTCCATCTGCGGGACGGGTGTCGACCCTGTGCACCGGGAGATGATGGCCCGCTTTGCGCGAGCAGAAGCAATCGCCAAGACAGTTGTGCGAGAGGCCCTGCAAAGCATCGGTGCCCACGTCCTCCCCAAGGCGGACCCCCTCTCCGCGGAGATCCCCATCCTTGTGTTCAACCCATGCCCCTGGGAAAGGCAAGAGGAAGTGGTTGTGGAAGTGGACTCCCAGATACCATCAGGGCCCGATGAGCGTGAGGGCGCACATGGGACACCCACCGATCCAAAGACCTGCGTCCTGCTCGACCCTCGTGGCCAGCCGGTGCCCTTCGTCCTGCGCGGCGAGCGGCTTGACTCCGAGGACGTGCTCGCTGGGGTCAGGCATGCGGTCAAGAAAGCGGTCGCCTTCCCAGCCCGCCTCCCACCCCTTGGCGTAAAACTGTACAGGATCGTTCCGGGGCACGCGTCGCCCGGGGAAGGCCCGCTGGTGGCGGGCGAACAGGCACTCGAGAACGAGTTTTACCGGGTCACAGTGCAGCAGAACGGAACCCTTGACATCCTGGACAAGGAGAGCGGTCGCCTGTACTGCGGGCAAGGCTTTCTCGAGGACTGCGGGGACGCCGGCGACGAGTACAACTGGTCCCCACCAGAGGGACAACAGATCGTTACATCTCACCGGACCACCGCGCGCGTTCGGATGGTAGACTCCTGCCCTTGGAAGGCCATGCTGCGGGTGGACTTCACGCTTCCGCTGCCCGAGGCTCTTGACGCAGATCGCCGCGCCCGCAGCAAGCGGAGAGTGGACTGTCCGGTGACCCTTTTCGTGTCGCTTGCGCGGGGCCTCAAGAGGATCGACATCGCCGCAGAGGTGGAGAACAACGTGCGCGACCATCGGCTTCGTGTGGCGTTTCCCACGGGGATCCAGGTGGCGAGCTCTCTAGCTGAGGATACCTTCGGACTGGCGCGTCGACCGGTACGGCCGCCAGACGGGGAAGGGTGGATTGAAGTCCCACCAGGCACTCATCCCCACAAGGCTTTCGTGGCGGTGGAGGGAAAGGAGGGCGGGGTCGCGATCCTAAATCGAGGCCTTCCAGAGTACGAGGTCACTGCGGATGGTACCATCTACCTCACTCTGATCCGAGGGGTGGGATGGCTCTCGCGCGATGACCTGATCACCAGACGAGGGCACGCCGGGCCGCCCTACGAGACACCCGAGGCGCAGTGCCTCGGTCGTCATCGGTTCGAGTTCGCCATATACACGTACCAGGGGACATGGGAGCACGCTCAGGTATGGCAGGCTGCGCATGCGTTCTGCGCTCCCTTCGTGGGGGTCCGGTTGGCAGGGCCGGGGAGAGGGGGATTGCCTGCGGAGGGGAGCTTGCTCAGCGTTGAGGGTCCTGGCCTGGTCTTCAGCACAGTCAAACGGGCAGAAGAGGAGAACGCGATCATCGTGCGCGTGTATAACCCTCTGGAGCGAAGTGTTCGCGGAAAGATCAAGACGCTCTGGAAAGTGACACAAGCTGAGTGTGTTAGGCTGGACGAAACCCCAATGCGACCTCTCGACCTGCTTTCTCCTGACACGGTCGAGATGGTGGTGAGGGGCGGGGAGATCGCCACGGTGAAGCTCGTCATGTCCCCAGAACTCGGCACAAGCGGCTGTTAG
- the gyrB gene encoding DNA topoisomerase (ATP-hydrolyzing) subunit B, producing the protein MVQRSDYDVDKIQVLEDIEAVRKRPGMYIGSTGPDGLLQMIYEVVDNSVDEAMAGVCTEIDIVIHEDKRITVRDNGRGIPVGVHPETGINTVELVLTTLHAGGKFETGSYKVSGGLHGVGVSAVNALSEHLAVEVQWRDGKVYRQEFVRGRKVTELVPVGEAKDTGTTVTFLPDREIFGELHYNFSKLVHRLQELAYLNPGLTIRLDNRIAGVERTFHADGGIVAFVKELATGKEPLHDEPIYLVEDRGTHAAEIAMLFTDAVDEEVFTFANNINTREGGTHLTGFRAALTKVLNDYAREKRLIRQEEEALSGEAIREGLVAIVSVKLQQPEFEGQTKAKLGNPGMRAFVEEVVREQLGQYLGKNPGVARAIIEKSATAHRARLAAAKARKLVRRKGALLASSLPGKLADCTNDDPEESELFIVEGDSAGGSAKQGRDRVFQAILPLRGKVLNVEKARLGKLLDNQELRAIITALGTGIREEFDVGKLRYHKIIIMADADVDGAHIRTLLLTFFFRNLRPLIEHGHVFIAKPPLYLVQKGQNRTYLYTEEELQARQAEGDGKLTVRRFKGLGEMNPEELWETTMNPETRILRQVTIRDALEADEIFTTLMGNDVALRRDFIRENAHRVAALDI; encoded by the coding sequence GTGGTCCAACGGTCAGACTACGACGTAGACAAGATCCAAGTTCTGGAGGACATCGAGGCCGTGCGCAAGCGCCCGGGCATGTACATCGGGTCCACCGGTCCGGACGGGCTTCTGCAGATGATCTACGAGGTGGTGGACAACTCGGTGGACGAGGCCATGGCCGGGGTCTGCACCGAGATCGACATCGTCATCCACGAGGACAAGCGGATCACTGTCCGGGACAACGGCCGCGGCATCCCGGTGGGGGTCCACCCGGAGACCGGGATCAACACGGTGGAGCTGGTGCTCACCACGTTGCACGCCGGGGGCAAGTTCGAGACCGGGAGCTACAAGGTATCCGGTGGGCTACACGGGGTGGGGGTATCGGCGGTGAACGCCCTGTCCGAGCACCTGGCGGTGGAGGTGCAGTGGCGGGACGGGAAGGTGTACCGGCAGGAGTTCGTGCGCGGGCGGAAGGTCACCGAGCTCGTCCCGGTGGGGGAGGCAAAGGACACCGGGACCACGGTCACGTTCCTACCCGATCGGGAGATCTTCGGGGAGCTCCACTACAACTTCTCCAAGCTCGTCCATCGCCTGCAGGAGCTCGCGTACTTGAACCCCGGGCTGACCATCCGCCTGGACAACCGCATCGCCGGTGTTGAGCGGACCTTCCACGCCGACGGGGGGATCGTGGCGTTCGTGAAGGAGCTGGCCACCGGGAAGGAGCCCCTTCATGACGAGCCGATCTACCTCGTCGAAGACCGGGGGACGCACGCGGCGGAGATCGCGATGCTGTTCACCGACGCCGTGGACGAAGAGGTGTTCACGTTTGCCAACAACATCAACACCCGGGAGGGGGGGACGCACCTCACCGGGTTCCGGGCGGCGCTGACCAAGGTGCTCAACGACTATGCTCGGGAGAAGCGCCTGATCCGGCAGGAGGAGGAGGCCCTGTCTGGGGAGGCGATCCGGGAGGGGCTGGTGGCGATCGTGTCGGTGAAGCTCCAGCAGCCGGAGTTCGAGGGGCAGACCAAGGCCAAGCTTGGGAACCCGGGGATGCGGGCGTTCGTGGAGGAGGTGGTGCGAGAACAGCTCGGGCAGTACCTGGGGAAGAACCCCGGGGTGGCCCGGGCGATCATCGAGAAATCCGCGACCGCCCATCGGGCCCGACTGGCGGCGGCCAAGGCGCGGAAGCTTGTCCGGCGGAAGGGGGCGCTACTGGCGAGCAGCCTCCCCGGCAAGCTCGCCGACTGCACGAACGACGACCCGGAGGAGTCGGAGTTGTTCATCGTGGAGGGGGACTCCGCCGGCGGGTCGGCCAAGCAGGGCCGGGACCGCGTGTTCCAAGCGATCCTTCCCTTGCGGGGGAAGGTCCTCAACGTGGAGAAAGCGCGGCTTGGGAAGCTCCTCGATAACCAAGAGCTGCGGGCGATCATCACCGCCCTGGGGACCGGGATCCGGGAGGAGTTCGACGTGGGGAAGCTTCGCTACCACAAGATCATCATCATGGCCGATGCCGATGTGGACGGGGCCCACATCCGCACCCTTCTCTTGACGTTCTTCTTCCGGAACCTGCGGCCCTTGATCGAGCACGGGCACGTGTTCATCGCCAAGCCCCCGCTGTATCTGGTGCAGAAGGGCCAGAACCGCACCTACCTCTACACGGAGGAGGAGCTCCAGGCGCGTCAGGCGGAGGGGGATGGGAAGCTGACGGTGCGCCGGTTCAAGGGGCTCGGGGAGATGAACCCGGAGGAGCTGTGGGAGACGACGATGAACCCGGAGACGCGGATCCTGCGGCAGGTGACGATCCGCGACGCCCTGGAGGCGGACGAGATCTTCACCACCCTGATGGGGAACGACGTTGCCCTCCGGCGGGACTTCATTCGCGAGAACGCGCACCGGGTGGCGGCGCTGGACATCTAG
- the sucC gene encoding ADP-forming succinate--CoA ligase subunit beta translates to MRLLEWQGRVILEAMGIPVPRGAVASTPAEARAAAQAIGGPVVLKAQVPVGGRGKAGGIRPAQDPAEAERLAREMLGRELKGLRVDQLLVVEAAEVRSEHYLGVTLDRGRRMPVLIYSPSGGVDIEEVARRDPAAIRQVHIPPLEGPLAFRLRRAVAPAPAELRPELAEIAAKLYQTFTQYEANLVEINPLAETARGLIALDAKVIIDDDHRPGAQFAGLAEAVVDPLEAEAREAGMSYVRLDGDIGILGNGAGLVMATLDLVAQAGGRPANFLDIGGGARAERVRKGVDILTRNGRVKVLFVNVFGGITRCDEVAQGIVDATAALPLPIVIRLVGTNEEQGRRVLSQAGLVPVRTMEEGAARATALAKEAS, encoded by the coding sequence GTGCGGCTTCTGGAGTGGCAAGGCCGGGTGATCCTGGAAGCAATGGGCATCCCGGTCCCGCGTGGGGCGGTGGCCTCCACCCCCGCCGAGGCGCGGGCAGCGGCCCAGGCCATCGGGGGGCCGGTGGTGCTCAAGGCCCAGGTCCCGGTGGGCGGACGGGGAAAGGCCGGGGGCATCCGGCCGGCTCAGGATCCGGCAGAGGCAGAGCGCCTGGCCCGGGAGATGCTGGGCCGCGAGCTCAAGGGGCTGCGGGTCGACCAGCTCCTGGTGGTGGAGGCAGCCGAGGTCCGGTCCGAGCACTACCTGGGGGTCACCCTCGACCGGGGCCGCCGCATGCCGGTGCTGATCTACTCCCCCTCGGGCGGGGTGGACATCGAGGAGGTGGCCCGCCGAGATCCGGCGGCGATCCGCCAGGTCCACATCCCCCCGTTGGAAGGGCCACTCGCGTTCCGGCTGCGGCGGGCGGTGGCGCCCGCCCCGGCCGAACTGCGGCCGGAGCTCGCCGAGATCGCGGCGAAGCTTTACCAGACCTTCACCCAGTACGAGGCGAACCTGGTGGAGATCAACCCCCTGGCGGAGACGGCCCGGGGGCTCATCGCCCTCGATGCCAAGGTCATCATCGACGACGACCATCGCCCCGGCGCGCAGTTCGCGGGCCTGGCCGAGGCGGTGGTCGACCCCTTGGAGGCGGAGGCGAGAGAGGCCGGGATGAGCTACGTGCGCCTGGACGGGGACATCGGGATCCTCGGGAATGGGGCCGGATTGGTCATGGCCACGCTCGACCTCGTGGCCCAGGCCGGGGGCCGGCCCGCGAACTTCCTGGACATCGGCGGTGGGGCGCGGGCGGAGCGGGTGCGCAAGGGCGTGGACATCCTCACCCGAAACGGCCGGGTTAAGGTGCTGTTCGTCAACGTGTTCGGGGGGATCACCCGCTGCGACGAGGTGGCTCAGGGGATCGTGGACGCCACCGCCGCGCTTCCGCTCCCCATCGTGATCCGGTTGGTGGGGACGAACGAGGAACAGGGACGGCGGGTGCTCTCGCAGGCCGGCCTGGTGCCGGTGCGGACCATGGAGGAGGGAGCGGCCCGGGCCACAGCCCTGGCCAAGGAGGCGTCATGA